One stretch of Desulfovibrio sp. UCD-KL4C DNA includes these proteins:
- a CDS encoding bifunctional oligoribonuclease/PAP phosphatase NrnA: MENHLKEICQILKGEDDFLIAAHYHPDGDALGSTAALGFILKALGKRFRIYNQSGVPEAMQWLEFPAPMLTEIPKNFDGWYLILDCGDAARMGENLMNAMDPEKSINIDHHMGNTDFATINWVDTNRPAVGEMITLIAREFKISLSGPLGEALYLSIATDTGFFTYGNTKPETLEIIADIIRHGLQLGEFVPKIRNQWTMKRIKLWTLALDKIQLYHNEQTAMIFVTQEMLAETNTGGPDCEGLVNFISRIRKVRVAIVVREDSQHRFKFSLRSSGSDNVQIIASMFGGGGHKNASGGMIESSAENVRTRLISALAEKLYNL, encoded by the coding sequence ATGGAAAACCACTTGAAAGAAATCTGCCAGATTCTTAAGGGAGAAGATGATTTCCTAATTGCAGCACATTACCATCCTGATGGTGATGCACTAGGTTCTACAGCTGCACTTGGTTTCATTTTAAAAGCATTAGGTAAAAGGTTTCGCATCTATAATCAGAGCGGAGTTCCTGAGGCTATGCAATGGCTTGAATTTCCCGCACCTATGCTGACAGAAATTCCTAAAAATTTCGATGGCTGGTACTTAATTCTTGACTGCGGTGATGCTGCGCGCATGGGCGAAAATCTCATGAATGCTATGGACCCTGAAAAATCAATTAATATTGATCACCACATGGGTAATACTGATTTTGCCACCATAAACTGGGTAGATACAAATCGACCTGCTGTTGGCGAAATGATTACGCTTATTGCGCGTGAATTTAAAATTTCTCTTTCAGGCCCTCTTGGTGAAGCATTATATTTGTCAATCGCTACTGACACAGGATTTTTCACATACGGCAACACTAAGCCAGAAACTCTTGAAATAATAGCAGATATCATTAGACACGGCTTACAGCTTGGAGAATTCGTTCCAAAAATCCGCAATCAGTGGACTATGAAAAGAATTAAATTGTGGACTCTTGCTTTAGACAAAATCCAACTGTACCATAATGAACAGACAGCCATGATTTTTGTGACTCAGGAAATGCTGGCTGAGACCAATACTGGTGGACCTGATTGTGAGGGATTAGTTAATTTCATTAGCAGAATCCGAAAAGTACGGGTTGCAATTGTTGTTCGTGAAGACTCCCAACACAGATTTAAGTTCAGCTTGCGTTCATCCGGATCTGACAATGTTCAGATAATCGCCTCTATGTTTGGAGGCGGTGGACACAAAAACGCCAGCGGCGGCATGATTGAAAGCTCTGCTGAAAATGTTCGCACAAGACTCATTTCAGCTCTCGCTGAAAAGCTATATAATTTATAA
- the rbfA gene encoding 30S ribosome-binding factor RbfA, which produces MKTSTSRRSVKMGDMIMREIATMLIEDIADPRLELVSISGVRLNKDLKFAEVLFTLSGDKERIASAAQALQKAAGYIRSTLSKRMKVRQVPQLTFIHDNFLEEMVYGKPLERNLPDS; this is translated from the coding sequence ATGAAAACGTCCACATCACGTCGCTCAGTAAAAATGGGTGACATGATCATGCGAGAAATCGCTACAATGCTTATTGAAGATATAGCTGATCCACGCCTTGAACTTGTTTCAATTAGCGGAGTTAGGCTCAATAAAGATCTAAAATTTGCTGAAGTTCTTTTTACTCTTTCAGGAGATAAAGAACGAATTGCTTCTGCGGCACAAGCTCTTCAAAAAGCTGCTGGTTATATTCGCAGCACTTTGAGCAAACGTATGAAAGTCAGACAAGTTCCACAGCTCACATTTATTCACGATAATTTCCTTGAGGAGATGGTATATGGAAAACCACTTGAAAGAAATCTGCCAGATTCTTAA
- a CDS encoding DUF503 domain-containing protein: MIIGVLSLEFRLHGNRSLKGKRKIALSLKQKLRNKFNVSVSEIEAQDSHEKLVLAVVTVAGETRKVESRLSKALSMIESISPAELVNCKTEIFSS, encoded by the coding sequence ATGATAATCGGCGTACTCTCTCTGGAATTCAGACTTCATGGAAACAGGTCTCTAAAAGGCAAACGAAAAATAGCACTTAGCCTAAAGCAAAAGCTGCGCAATAAATTTAATGTCTCAGTATCTGAAATAGAAGCGCAAGATTCCCATGAAAAACTGGTTTTAGCTGTAGTGACAGTTGCCGGTGAAACACGTAAAGTCGAAAGTAGATTATCAAAAGCCCTCTCCATGATTGAATCGATTTCCCCGGCAGAGCTGGTTAACTGTAAAACCGAAATTTTTAGTTCCTGA
- the infB gene encoding translation initiation factor IF-2 produces the protein MAAKIKVKELAAELGVNPKDILQKLRDLGVQAKSTVTDIDEDSAQTVRKELAGATSNVVQREVQPGVIVRRRKAGATKDEADSKDAAKPEAKAAKPAKKAKSVKSAKSENDSAEKPAKKDIKTPTAKTKDAPGEAAPAKKKKAKKKESFKNATPVAKIIKPEDLEQKKQEEAPVKVETAPAEKAETPPSADSAVKKASEKVAASAPPVEKKSGEEKKEQPATAKKEAKTKDSEPKKKKRKKKKEIEPPKVKIISRPDPNLQAAQRAAEGPSGARTAEDRGLPQRRHAARPAGGRPGGGRPAGGRPAPGGRPASAGRPVPGSPQPGAEDGQSKKKKFKKDKRVVEFGKDSKKTNQERDMDSKFRHKKKGKRGKQKELEPVQQKPLKAAKRKVKFNEAIRLADMAHQMGLKAQELIKTLFAMGVMATINQSLDIDTATLLAAEFEYGIENVSFSEEELLVPELVADTEKQLLPRPPIVTIMGHVDHGKTSLLDAIRHSAVTDGEAGGITQHIGAYHVSTARGDIVFLDTPGHEAFTTMRARGAQVTDIVILVVAADDGVMDQTREAISHSKAAGVPIVVAVNKMDKEGANPERVLRELADFDLVPEAWGGDTMFVEVSAKQRTGLDQLLEIVQLQAEVLELKANPDKAARGNIVEAKLDKGRGPLGTVLIQEGTINQGDPFVCGLYHGRVRAMFNDRGQNIKTAGPAFPVEIQGFDGIPLAGDEFICVADDKIARKIAQERKLKHRERELAGKSKVTLESFLASKPDQEIQTLNVVLKADVQGSLEAIGEALAKLATDEIKVEVIHGGAGAITESDILLASASQAIIIGFNVRPTVKIKEVAEREEVEIRFYDIIYKLVSEIKDAMAGMLSPDIKENYLGQADVQQVFTVPKVGTVAGCKVIDGKLTRNAKVRLLRDGVVIYTGTLTSLKRFKDDAKEVAKGYECGVGLEKYNDIKEGDAIEAFEEIEVARTLA, from the coding sequence ATGGCTGCAAAGATAAAAGTAAAGGAATTGGCCGCCGAGTTAGGCGTCAATCCCAAGGATATTCTTCAAAAGTTGCGAGATTTGGGTGTGCAGGCGAAAAGCACTGTTACTGACATTGATGAGGATTCCGCTCAGACTGTCCGTAAAGAGCTTGCCGGAGCAACCTCAAACGTTGTCCAAAGAGAAGTTCAGCCTGGAGTTATAGTGCGCCGTCGTAAAGCCGGAGCAACTAAAGATGAAGCTGACAGCAAGGACGCTGCTAAGCCTGAAGCTAAAGCAGCTAAACCTGCGAAGAAAGCTAAATCTGTTAAGTCAGCTAAATCTGAAAATGATTCAGCTGAAAAACCTGCGAAGAAGGACATTAAAACTCCGACTGCAAAAACTAAAGACGCACCCGGCGAAGCTGCCCCTGCTAAAAAGAAAAAAGCTAAAAAGAAAGAGTCTTTTAAAAATGCCACTCCTGTTGCCAAGATTATCAAGCCTGAAGATCTTGAGCAGAAGAAGCAAGAAGAAGCACCTGTTAAGGTAGAAACCGCACCTGCTGAAAAAGCGGAAACTCCCCCATCTGCAGATTCAGCCGTAAAAAAAGCTTCTGAAAAAGTTGCTGCGTCGGCTCCACCTGTAGAAAAAAAATCTGGCGAAGAAAAGAAAGAACAGCCTGCTACGGCTAAAAAAGAAGCTAAGACAAAGGATTCTGAGCCTAAAAAGAAAAAACGCAAAAAAAAGAAAGAAATAGAACCACCTAAGGTAAAGATTATTTCAAGGCCTGATCCTAACCTGCAAGCTGCACAGCGTGCGGCAGAAGGTCCTTCCGGCGCAAGAACTGCGGAAGATAGAGGACTTCCTCAACGCAGACATGCGGCTAGACCAGCAGGCGGTAGACCTGGAGGTGGTAGGCCAGCAGGTGGTAGACCTGCTCCTGGTGGAAGACCAGCATCAGCAGGAAGACCTGTTCCTGGATCTCCTCAGCCTGGCGCAGAAGATGGTCAGAGTAAAAAGAAGAAATTTAAAAAAGATAAACGCGTTGTTGAATTTGGTAAAGATAGCAAAAAGACCAATCAAGAACGTGATATGGACAGTAAGTTCCGTCACAAGAAAAAAGGCAAAAGAGGCAAACAAAAAGAGCTGGAACCAGTACAGCAGAAGCCTTTGAAAGCAGCAAAACGTAAAGTTAAATTTAATGAAGCCATCAGACTTGCTGATATGGCACATCAGATGGGACTTAAAGCGCAAGAGCTTATTAAAACTCTTTTTGCTATGGGTGTCATGGCGACTATAAACCAGTCTCTTGACATTGATACAGCAACTCTGCTTGCAGCTGAATTTGAATACGGAATTGAAAACGTTTCATTCTCAGAAGAAGAATTGCTAGTTCCTGAACTCGTAGCTGATACTGAAAAACAACTTCTTCCCCGTCCTCCCATTGTTACTATCATGGGGCATGTTGACCATGGTAAAACCTCACTCCTTGACGCAATCCGTCACAGTGCAGTTACCGATGGAGAAGCTGGAGGTATCACTCAGCATATAGGCGCATACCATGTAAGCACCGCTCGCGGTGATATTGTTTTCCTCGATACTCCAGGTCATGAAGCTTTCACAACAATGAGAGCACGCGGAGCACAAGTCACTGACATAGTAATTCTTGTTGTCGCAGCTGATGACGGAGTTATGGATCAGACTCGTGAAGCAATAAGCCATTCCAAGGCAGCCGGAGTTCCAATTGTTGTCGCAGTCAACAAAATGGATAAAGAAGGTGCCAACCCCGAAAGAGTTCTGCGCGAACTGGCTGATTTCGACCTCGTACCAGAGGCATGGGGCGGGGACACAATGTTTGTTGAAGTATCAGCTAAACAGCGTACAGGGCTCGATCAGTTGCTTGAAATTGTACAGCTTCAGGCTGAAGTTCTTGAACTTAAAGCCAACCCGGACAAAGCTGCTCGCGGTAACATTGTTGAGGCAAAACTCGACAAAGGACGTGGCCCACTTGGAACCGTCCTGATTCAGGAAGGAACTATTAATCAGGGTGATCCTTTCGTCTGCGGACTTTACCACGGACGAGTAAGAGCTATGTTCAATGACCGTGGACAAAATATAAAAACAGCAGGTCCTGCTTTCCCTGTAGAAATTCAAGGGTTTGACGGAATACCTCTCGCAGGTGATGAATTCATCTGTGTAGCTGACGATAAAATTGCTCGTAAAATTGCTCAGGAACGTAAGCTGAAACATCGCGAACGTGAACTTGCAGGAAAATCCAAGGTTACTCTTGAATCATTCCTTGCTTCAAAACCTGATCAGGAAATACAGACCCTCAACGTTGTTCTTAAGGCCGACGTACAGGGATCACTTGAAGCCATTGGTGAAGCACTTGCAAAACTGGCCACTGACGAAATTAAAGTTGAAGTCATTCACGGCGGAGCCGGTGCAATCACAGAATCAGATATTCTACTCGCATCAGCAAGTCAGGCCATCATCATCGGTTTTAACGTAAGACCTACTGTTAAAATCAAAGAAGTGGCTGAACGTGAAGAAGTGGAAATCCGTTTCTACGACATCATCTACAAGTTGGTCAGCGAAATTAAAGATGCAATGGCCGGTATGCTCTCCCCTGATATTAAGGAGAACTACTTAGGTCAGGCTGATGTTCAGCAGGTCTTTACTGTACCGAAAGTCGGAACAGTTGCAGGTTGTAAAGTCATAGACGGTAAACTCACAAGAAATGCGAAAGTAAGACTTTTGCGTGACGGAGTTGTAATCTATACTGGCACACTGACTTCACTCAAACGTTTCAAAGACGATGCTAAAGAAGTAGCTAAGGGCTACGAATGTGGTGTTGGACTTGAAAAATACAACGATATTAAAGAAGGCGACGCAATTGAAGCCTTTGAAGAAATCGAAGTAGCAAGAACCCTCGCATAA
- a CDS encoding YlxR family protein — translation MDSTDGNDPVRSCVICRQRFAKKNLFRFVIGKEASDNELIPDNKKIMHGRGYYVCNNERCLEKIKFFKPRKKKFRG, via the coding sequence ATGGATAGCACTGACGGAAATGATCCAGTCAGATCGTGCGTGATTTGCAGGCAGCGATTTGCCAAAAAAAACCTATTCAGGTTTGTTATCGGCAAGGAAGCTTCCGACAACGAGCTTATTCCGGACAACAAGAAAATAATGCATGGACGTGGGTATTACGTCTGCAACAATGAACGCTGTCTGGAAAAAATTAAATTTTTTAAGCCGCGCAAGAAGAAATTCAGGGGGTAG
- the nusA gene encoding transcription termination factor NusA codes for MGSELKKAIDQISKDRGIDKDLLIDTLEEAVRSSVARKYGDAMDIEVNYNEEIGEIEVYQFKVVAEEVTDEISEIVLSEAKEHDPNVQVDDEMGFKLKIEDLGRIAAQSAKQVIIQRMRDAEQEIIYDEYKSRTNEIVSGIIQRRDRSGWIINLGRTEAVLPKNEQIPRERYKRGDRVQAFLIDVQKEARGPQITVSRSHPDYMTALFKREVPEVDDDTVKIMGVARDPGLRAKVAVNSLDRDVDPVGACVGIRGSRIQNIVQELRGERIDIVVWSQDIAVYAQNALSPAVIARITVDDEEKVLEVVVPDDQLTVAIGRKGQNVKLASRLLGWKIDIFTESRYGEMNASSKGMDQLASVAEISLEKFFAAGFETVNQVASASEEILMTIENMTPSKVSDIKSAIMLLGMGETESDYEDESLKLKKESLEEAEGLANNPKVETEETVVEEAQEENISEEDEVSDTDK; via the coding sequence ATGGGTTCTGAACTCAAAAAAGCGATCGACCAGATCAGCAAAGACCGTGGGATCGACAAAGATCTTCTGATAGACACACTTGAAGAAGCTGTTCGTTCTTCTGTGGCTCGCAAGTATGGCGATGCCATGGATATCGAGGTCAACTACAACGAAGAAATCGGTGAAATCGAAGTTTACCAGTTTAAAGTAGTTGCTGAAGAAGTAACTGACGAGATAAGCGAAATCGTCCTTTCAGAAGCTAAAGAACATGATCCTAATGTTCAAGTCGATGATGAAATGGGCTTTAAGCTAAAAATTGAAGACCTCGGAAGAATCGCTGCCCAATCCGCAAAACAGGTAATTATTCAGCGCATGCGTGATGCTGAGCAGGAAATTATCTATGATGAATATAAAAGCCGCACGAACGAAATCGTTAGTGGTATTATTCAACGTAGAGACCGTTCAGGCTGGATTATCAACCTAGGACGTACTGAAGCTGTTCTGCCTAAAAACGAACAGATTCCCCGTGAAAGATATAAACGCGGAGATAGAGTTCAGGCTTTCCTGATTGATGTCCAAAAAGAAGCTCGCGGACCTCAGATTACTGTGTCCCGCTCACATCCTGACTATATGACCGCACTTTTCAAAAGAGAAGTCCCTGAAGTTGACGATGATACAGTAAAAATTATGGGAGTAGCCCGTGATCCTGGTCTGCGCGCAAAAGTTGCTGTAAATTCGCTCGACAGAGATGTTGATCCTGTAGGAGCTTGCGTAGGTATTCGCGGTTCCCGCATCCAGAACATTGTTCAGGAACTCCGTGGTGAAAGAATTGATATCGTAGTCTGGAGTCAGGACATTGCTGTCTATGCCCAGAATGCTCTTTCACCTGCTGTTATAGCAAGAATTACCGTAGATGATGAAGAAAAAGTTCTTGAAGTTGTTGTTCCGGACGATCAGCTTACTGTTGCAATCGGACGCAAAGGACAGAACGTTAAACTGGCATCACGACTTCTCGGTTGGAAAATTGATATATTCACCGAAAGCCGCTACGGCGAAATGAACGCATCAAGCAAAGGAATGGACCAGCTTGCAAGCGTTGCTGAAATAAGCCTTGAAAAATTCTTTGCTGCAGGATTTGAAACTGTAAATCAGGTTGCAAGTGCTTCAGAAGAAATTCTCATGACCATTGAGAATATGACTCCTTCAAAAGTTTCCGATATCAAATCAGCGATTATGCTGCTTGGCATGGGTGAAACTGAATCTGATTACGAAGATGAATCTCTGAAACTCAAAAAAGAATCTCTGGAAGAAGCTGAAGGACTTGCAAATAATCCTAAAGTAGAAACCGAAGAAACTGTTGTTGAAGAAGCTCAAGAAGAAAATATATCCGAAGAAGACGAAGTTTCGGATACTGACAAATAA
- the rimP gene encoding ribosome maturation factor RimP, translating into MEQGSLAKKISDFVKPAIGDMGLSLWGVEVTSANRPTVIIYIDSESGVSIDQCAKVSREVGLMLEVEEIISSAYVLEVSSPGLERKFFKPEQVTANIGKKLEVALTIPIEGRKNFRGTLTETDDEGLVLQLEDQEEPVKLDWDRIRKAKLIHEFK; encoded by the coding sequence GTGGAGCAAGGCTCATTAGCCAAAAAAATAAGTGACTTCGTGAAACCTGCAATCGGGGACATGGGACTTTCACTTTGGGGTGTTGAAGTGACCTCCGCAAACCGTCCGACCGTAATCATATATATTGATAGCGAGTCAGGGGTCAGCATTGACCAATGCGCGAAGGTCAGCAGAGAAGTAGGACTTATGCTTGAAGTTGAAGAAATTATAAGTAGTGCATATGTTTTAGAGGTTTCTTCCCCCGGCTTAGAACGTAAATTTTTCAAACCTGAACAGGTTACAGCCAACATCGGCAAAAAACTGGAAGTTGCACTCACCATTCCAATTGAAGGGCGCAAAAACTTTCGCGGTACTTTAACCGAAACTGACGATGAAGGCCTCGTGCTCCAGCTTGAAGACCAAGAAGAACCGGTCAAGCTGGATTGGGACAGAATTAGAAAAGCAAAACTCATTCACGAGTTTAAATAA
- the flgF gene encoding flagellar basal-body rod protein FlgF codes for MQTSTFSALFGAMSNEHRVNISANNLANVNTTGFKRDTCAFEDTFVKFAHDYVVDAKPFIRDKNLFPEPKIMARPRLAEEVIDMSQGAFQKTGNSFDLAIRGDGFFTVQKDGGQFYTRNGVFTLSPEGNLVTEQGYPVMASGGVVSIPPRSEVTIDATGVIRADGQELAQLDFVEAADPRTVKKEGENLYTVGGDVVPATGDVVQGFIEKSNVEVVSEMVSMIECQRSFEMYQKMISGTDELDKKVIQQVGQAT; via the coding sequence ATGCAAACCAGTACATTTAGTGCCCTTTTTGGGGCCATGTCCAACGAGCACAGGGTTAATATCAGTGCCAATAATTTGGCTAACGTAAATACAACAGGGTTTAAGCGTGACACCTGCGCGTTTGAAGATACTTTTGTTAAATTTGCGCATGACTATGTCGTGGATGCAAAGCCGTTTATCCGGGATAAAAATTTGTTCCCTGAGCCAAAAATCATGGCTCGACCAAGGTTGGCTGAAGAAGTCATTGATATGTCTCAAGGCGCTTTTCAAAAAACTGGCAACTCCTTTGATTTAGCTATCAGAGGGGACGGTTTTTTCACTGTCCAGAAAGACGGGGGACAGTTTTACACTCGTAACGGAGTTTTCACTCTTTCGCCTGAAGGAAATCTTGTTACTGAGCAAGGTTACCCCGTAATGGCTAGCGGAGGAGTTGTTTCGATTCCTCCAAGGTCGGAAGTCACCATTGATGCTACCGGAGTCATTCGTGCTGACGGGCAGGAGCTCGCTCAGCTCGACTTTGTTGAGGCAGCTGATCCGCGGACAGTTAAGAAAGAAGGTGAAAATCTATACACAGTCGGAGGAGACGTTGTTCCCGCAACGGGTGATGTTGTCCAAGGATTCATAGAAAAATCTAATGTTGAAGTTGTTTCTGAAATGGTCTCAATGATTGAGTGCCAGCGCAGTTTTGAAATGTATCAGAAAATGATTTCCGGCACGGATGAACTTGATAAAAAGGTTATCCAGCAAGTCGGTCAGGCTACATAA
- the flgG gene encoding flagellar basal-body rod protein FlgG: protein MMRSLWTAATGMVAQQTHIDVLSNNLANVNTQGFKKSRVEFEDLMYQTMQIAGTQAQGGNRLPTGMQIGMGVKEVSIHKFFSEGSLETTGNPLDLAIEGRGFFRVDRNGEDSYTRSGAFKLDNEGRVVTSNGYALQPEFVVPPESVNIVVSENGHMAALDKNGIELAAADIPVYDFINPAGLNAIGKNLYVETEGSGAPIEGIPGDDRFGTISQGYLEGSNVELVDEMVGLIVGQRAYETNSKALTTSDSMLQTAINVKR, encoded by the coding sequence ATGATGCGTTCCCTTTGGACTGCCGCGACAGGTATGGTCGCACAGCAGACACACATAGACGTTCTTTCGAATAACCTTGCTAACGTAAATACGCAGGGTTTCAAAAAGAGCAGGGTGGAATTTGAAGATCTAATGTATCAGACCATGCAAATTGCCGGAACTCAGGCTCAGGGTGGCAATAGGTTACCCACAGGTATGCAGATAGGTATGGGGGTTAAAGAAGTAAGTATCCATAAATTCTTTAGCGAAGGGTCACTGGAAACAACTGGAAATCCCTTGGATTTGGCTATTGAAGGACGTGGTTTTTTTCGCGTAGATCGCAACGGAGAGGATAGCTACACCCGTTCCGGAGCATTCAAACTTGATAACGAAGGGCGTGTTGTTACATCTAATGGTTATGCGCTCCAGCCTGAATTTGTTGTCCCCCCGGAATCTGTGAATATTGTTGTCTCGGAAAATGGGCATATGGCTGCTCTTGATAAAAACGGTATTGAGCTGGCTGCGGCTGATATCCCTGTTTATGATTTTATCAACCCTGCCGGACTTAATGCAATAGGTAAAAACCTTTATGTTGAAACTGAGGGCTCAGGAGCACCGATTGAAGGTATTCCCGGAGATGACCGTTTCGGAACTATCTCTCAGGGATATCTTGAAGGTTCAAACGTAGAACTGGTTGATGAAATGGTCGGACTTATTGTCGGGCAAAGAGCTTATGAAACGAACTCTAAAGCTTTGACTACTTCAGATTCCATGCTTCAGACCGCGATTAATGTAAAACGATAA
- the flgA gene encoding flagellar basal body P-ring formation chaperone FlgA yields MTFAERYINLSRASVAFLVVAAMILMVITSVDAATKANNDWRIVIKSAATVNGPRVLLGDIAEFYGELPDKTKENLAKVELWNAPTRGRKHINVNRVELRTVLKHYLGDMISNCVLPATLAIQADGKVISGEELQRIVVKVLTPQARVLEGSYKFRDFKLPDYLFFADKMDSLKVNMPQALKPGNNVFRLEIVSIDGQVLRTLSGGVFMDLWQPVPCPVRPLNRRETITPDLITWKNQNMAYMGNRAWDGKGGPWIIKSPVGKGQPIMKSSIEPAPVIARGDRVDLVFQSPHMRLSVLAESLEDGGVGESITVRNLQSKRKIVAKVIDAQTVSVR; encoded by the coding sequence ATGACTTTTGCAGAAAGATATATAAACCTTAGCAGAGCGTCTGTCGCGTTTCTGGTTGTAGCAGCTATGATTCTTATGGTTATAACTTCTGTTGATGCTGCAACGAAGGCAAATAATGATTGGCGTATAGTCATTAAATCTGCTGCAACCGTTAACGGGCCTAGAGTCTTACTGGGAGATATTGCTGAATTTTATGGAGAACTCCCCGATAAAACAAAGGAAAATTTAGCTAAAGTTGAATTGTGGAATGCTCCGACTCGTGGACGTAAACATATAAATGTTAACCGTGTTGAACTTAGAACGGTTTTGAAACATTACCTCGGCGACATGATTTCAAACTGTGTTCTTCCTGCTACGCTTGCTATCCAGGCCGACGGTAAAGTTATAAGCGGCGAAGAGCTTCAGAGAATTGTTGTCAAAGTCTTGACTCCACAAGCCAGAGTTTTGGAAGGCTCTTACAAATTCAGAGACTTTAAGTTGCCTGATTATCTTTTTTTTGCAGATAAAATGGATAGCTTGAAGGTTAATATGCCTCAGGCATTGAAGCCTGGAAATAATGTTTTCAGGCTGGAGATCGTAAGTATCGACGGACAGGTTTTAAGGACTTTGTCCGGCGGTGTTTTTATGGATTTGTGGCAGCCTGTTCCATGTCCAGTTCGTCCTTTGAATCGAAGAGAAACAATCACACCGGACCTGATTACTTGGAAAAATCAGAATATGGCTTACATGGGGAACAGAGCCTGGGATGGTAAAGGCGGCCCGTGGATTATCAAGTCCCCAGTCGGAAAGGGCCAGCCTATCATGAAGTCTTCTATTGAGCCCGCTCCTGTTATTGCTCGTGGAGATAGGGTTGATCTCGTTTTTCAAAGCCCTCACATGCGTTTAAGTGTTTTAGCCGAGTCTTTAGAAGATGGCGGAGTAGGGGAAAGTATAACGGTACGTAATTTGCAAAGTAAAAGAAAAATCGTTGCTAAAGTTATCGATGCTCAGACTGTTTCAGTCAGGTAA
- a CDS encoding flagellar basal body L-ring protein FlgH: MKKSVMAVSLLIVLSAGCTPAKQTPTPMPVMTPPVSYEPETLSNPGSLFLPSDSDYLFDDNRARRIGDIVVVTVTETSKGKHTSNSKAERENKTGMSITSFYGGPLAAVDPFDLKSNSGEDPLIGSDTSNKFKSTGETKNESTLTASVACRIVRILPGNVMQVEGARQVRINEETQVLVVRGLLRQRDIGPGNTVQSSYLADAQIEVYGRGILADKQRPGWLSRILDNVWPF; the protein is encoded by the coding sequence ATGAAAAAATCAGTAATGGCAGTTTCACTATTAATTGTTTTAAGTGCCGGATGCACTCCTGCCAAACAAACTCCAACGCCTATGCCCGTTATGACTCCTCCCGTGTCCTATGAACCGGAGACTTTGAGTAATCCAGGTTCTCTATTTTTACCCTCAGATTCAGATTATCTTTTTGATGATAATAGAGCTCGCCGGATTGGTGACATCGTCGTTGTTACTGTTACTGAAACAAGTAAAGGCAAGCATACTTCAAACTCAAAAGCTGAGCGCGAAAATAAAACCGGTATGAGCATAACAAGTTTTTACGGTGGACCTTTAGCCGCAGTCGATCCTTTTGATCTTAAATCAAATTCAGGGGAGGATCCGCTTATCGGATCTGATACTTCCAACAAATTTAAGAGTACCGGCGAAACCAAAAATGAATCAACACTGACAGCCTCTGTCGCATGCCGAATTGTCAGAATTCTTCCTGGAAACGTTATGCAGGTTGAGGGAGCACGGCAAGTCAGAATTAATGAAGAAACTCAGGTGTTGGTTGTTCGCGGGTTGCTCAGACAACGTGATATCGGGCCAGGTAATACTGTGCAGTCAAGTTATCTTGCTGATGCACAAATTGAAGTCTACGGGCGCGGTATTCTTGCAGATAAGCAAAGACCCGGATGGCTTTCAAGAATTCTTGATAACGTATGGCCTTTCTAA